In Paenibacillus sonchi, a single genomic region encodes these proteins:
- a CDS encoding O-methyltransferase — MPNQEEYSEQLYTEDALLLKVKQAIKDSGMPEVSIAPGYGRLLTMLVAVSRSTRILEIGALGGYSGICLCRGLSKAGRLTSLELKAEYAELAGRHLEEAGFGEAVEYKLGPALDSLKLLEAEGRTFDFFFIDADKENYPNYLEYAIKLAAPGALIAGDNIFLRGRTLNAEKNGPAVQAMRRFNEMIASDERLTSTLLPAYDGLALAVVK; from the coding sequence ATGCCCAATCAGGAAGAATACAGTGAACAATTATATACAGAGGACGCGCTGCTGCTCAAGGTGAAGCAGGCCATTAAAGACAGCGGCATGCCCGAGGTGTCCATTGCACCCGGATATGGGCGGCTGCTGACAATGCTGGTGGCGGTGTCCCGTTCCACGCGGATTTTGGAGATTGGCGCGCTTGGCGGGTACAGCGGCATCTGCCTCTGCCGCGGACTCAGCAAGGCAGGGCGGCTGACCTCGCTTGAACTGAAAGCCGAATACGCGGAGCTTGCCGGACGGCATCTGGAAGAGGCCGGATTCGGTGAAGCTGTGGAATACAAGCTCGGCCCGGCGCTGGACAGCCTGAAGCTGCTGGAAGCGGAGGGCCGGACCTTTGATTTCTTTTTTATTGATGCCGATAAGGAAAACTATCCGAATTATCTGGAATATGCCATTAAGCTTGCAGCACCGGGTGCGTTGATCGCCGGAGATAATATTTTTCTGCGCGGAAGGACCTTGAATGCAGAGAAGAATGGACCGGCCGTACAGGCGATGCGCCGCTTCAATGAGATGATTGCCAGTGATGAGCGGCTGACCAGCACTCTGCTCCCCGCATAC